The following proteins come from a genomic window of Candidatus Kuenenbacteria bacterium:
- a CDS encoding methionine adenosyltransferase, which produces MSKYIFTSESVTEGHPDKVCDQLSDGIYDEMIKQDPDAHAGIECYATTGLVVVGGEARTKAYIDIQETVRKILQRIGYDKPEIGFCFSDVGVISTLHEQSPDIAQGVDEGAGEFKEQGAGDQGLMFGFATNETPELMPMPISLAHKLTAKLSEVRKSGQLPYLRPDGKSQVTVEYEDGKPVRVSTVVIAAHHADDVSSEQLRADIKEQVIQPVLGDLVDENTKYFINSTGRFVLGGPPADTGLTGRKIIVDTYGGYSRHGGGCFSGKCITKVDRSAAYMARYVAKNIVAAGLADKCEIQVAYSIGVAEPVSILVDTFGTGKISNEKIEQAVKETFSFKPKDIIDQLDLKRPIYEKTAAYGHFGRELPEFTWEKTDKAEILKKYLV; this is translated from the coding sequence ATGTCAAAATACATTTTTACTTCCGAGTCGGTCACCGAAGGTCATCCAGACAAAGTTTGTGACCAGCTGTCAGATGGTATTTATGATGAAATGATTAAACAAGATCCAGACGCTCATGCCGGCATTGAATGTTACGCCACCACCGGTCTGGTCGTAGTCGGCGGTGAGGCCCGCACCAAGGCCTATATTGACATTCAGGAGACAGTTAGAAAAATTTTACAACGCATCGGCTATGACAAGCCGGAAATTGGTTTTTGTTTTTCTGATGTTGGAGTTATCTCCACCTTACACGAACAGTCACCAGATATTGCCCAGGGTGTTGACGAGGGCGCCGGTGAATTCAAAGAACAAGGTGCTGGCGACCAGGGCTTGATGTTTGGCTTTGCCACCAATGAAACACCGGAATTGATGCCTATGCCGATTTCTCTGGCTCATAAATTGACTGCCAAATTATCCGAGGTGCGCAAAAGCGGGCAATTACCTTATCTGCGCCCCGATGGTAAAAGCCAAGTGACAGTTGAATATGAAGATGGCAAGCCAGTTCGAGTTAGTACTGTAGTCATCGCCGCTCATCATGCCGACGATGTTTCTTCGGAACAATTACGTGCTGACATAAAAGAGCAAGTTATCCAGCCAGTACTCGGCGATTTAGTTGATGAGAATACGAAATATTTTATCAATTCTACTGGTCGCTTTGTTTTGGGCGGCCCGCCAGCCGATACCGGCCTTACTGGTCGCAAAATCATTGTTGATACTTACGGCGGTTATAGCCGTCATGGTGGTGGCTGTTTTTCCGGCAAATGTATCACCAAAGTTGATCGCTCGGCCGCCTATATGGCGCGCTATGTCGCCAAAAATATCGTCGCCGCTGGGCTGGCTGACAAATGCGAGATCCAGGTCGCTTATTCCATTGGTGTGGCTGAACCAGTCAGTATTTTGGTAGATACTTTTGGTACTGGTAAAATTTCTAATGAGAAAATAGAGCAGGCGGTTAAAGAAACTTTTAGCTTCAAGCCCAAGGATATTATTGACCAGCTAGATCTCAAGCGCCCAATTTATGAAAAGACCGCTGCTTATGGCCACTTTGGCCGCGAACTGCCGGAGTTCACTTGGGAAAAAACCGATAAGGCGGAAATATTAAAAAAATATTTGGTATAA
- a CDS encoding adenine phosphoribosyltransferase, giving the protein MDLDPFIRKVPNWPKPGILFYDITTLLENKDVFRDLTEALARPFLGEKIDKVVGIDARGFILAGVIGYKLGAGVSLVRKKGKLPFKTIAESYTLEYASETVEMHEDTIKKGERVLIVDDLVATGGTLVAATKLVERLGGEIVGIACVVNLPFLGGSEKLRPYRFHSLINYHDDQVV; this is encoded by the coding sequence ATGGATCTTGATCCTTTTATCCGCAAAGTTCCCAATTGGCCCAAACCCGGCATTTTGTTTTATGATATTACCACCTTACTCGAAAACAAAGATGTTTTTAGGGACTTGACGGAAGCATTGGCCCGGCCATTTTTGGGTGAAAAAATCGACAAAGTCGTGGGCATAGATGCACGCGGTTTTATTTTAGCCGGGGTTATCGGTTATAAACTAGGAGCCGGCGTATCTCTGGTCCGCAAAAAAGGCAAGCTGCCGTTTAAAACCATTGCCGAGTCATACACCCTAGAATACGCTTCCGAGACAGTCGAGATGCACGAAGACACCATCAAAAAAGGGGAGCGGGTTTTGATTGTTGATGACTTAGTCGCCACTGGCGGTACCCTTGTCGCCGCCACCAAGCTTGTGGAGAGATTGGGCGGCGAAATAGTCGGCATCGCCTGTGTCGTCAATTTGCCGTTTCTCGGTGGATCAGAAAAATTACGCCCATACAGATTTCATTCTCTTATCAACTATCACGACGACCAGGTTGTTTAA
- a CDS encoding GtrA family protein has translation MIGKIFYNLYNKLADKIRNIPIVRKHPTAKELIKYSIVGNFSNILDLVLYVILTRSFIFWHENYLFANVLTMVVGSLSRFFLHKKWTFRHDTGSFHEQYLRFIAVMFVSLILSTVLLFLTVEYLLVNDIVGKLIATAIITLIVYYLTKIWVFKKGIPCNKF, from the coding sequence ATGATAGGCAAAATTTTTTATAACCTTTATAATAAATTGGCGGACAAGATCAGGAATATACCCATAGTTCGCAAGCACCCTACCGCCAAAGAATTAATAAAATATTCGATTGTTGGCAATTTCAGTAATATTTTAGATCTTGTTTTATATGTCATTTTGACTCGCTCTTTTATTTTTTGGCATGAAAATTATCTTTTTGCCAATGTCCTTACGATGGTTGTCGGCAGTCTTAGCCGTTTCTTTCTCCATAAAAAATGGACATTCCGCCACGACACTGGCTCTTTTCATGAGCAATATCTTAGATTTATTGCCGTTATGTTCGTCAGCCTTATCTTGAGCACCGTTCTATTGTTTTTAACTGTAGAATACTTGCTTGTTAATGATATTGTGGGTAAACTTATTGCTACCGCTATTATTACCCTTATTGTCTATTATTTAACCAAAATTTGGGTGTTCAAAAAAGGTATTCCTTGTAATAAATTTTAA
- a CDS encoding NAD-dependent epimerase/dehydratase family protein, whose product MTILVTGGAGFIGSHLVDKLIKEKHRVIVVDDLSTGKKINLNKRAKFYRLDIQDKKLEQIFKKEKPQVVYHLAAQMNVRKSIADPIFDAKTNIVGVLNLLENCVKYHVKKFVFISTGGAIYGDGVKIPTPETATEAPISPYGIAKLATEKYLHYYRHQYGLNYTVLRLANIYGPRQNYLGEAGVVAIFCHQLKNNQPTFINGPGQQTRDFVFVADVVAAALKALKDKKPNIYNIATSKENNINQLASALQKVSGVKTPIEHRSAIKGEQMRSCLNYQKIKKHLGWSPKYDLEKGLRETWQWFQKN is encoded by the coding sequence ATGACCATCCTTGTCACTGGTGGCGCCGGTTTTATTGGCTCACACCTGGTAGATAAATTAATAAAAGAAAAACACCGCGTTATTGTTGTGGATGATTTGTCAACCGGCAAAAAAATAAACTTAAACAAACGCGCCAAATTTTATCGTCTGGATATTCAGGACAAAAAACTGGAACAAATATTCAAAAAAGAAAAACCACAAGTTGTTTATCATCTGGCCGCCCAGATGAATGTCCGCAAATCTATCGCTGATCCCATTTTTGACGCAAAAACTAATATCGTCGGTGTTTTGAATTTATTGGAAAATTGCGTCAAATACCATGTAAAAAAATTTGTCTTTATTTCCACCGGCGGGGCGATTTATGGTGACGGCGTCAAGATTCCTACGCCTGAAACAGCCACCGAGGCACCGATCTCACCCTATGGCATTGCCAAGCTGGCCACCGAAAAATATTTACATTATTATCGTCATCAATACGGATTAAACTACACCGTGCTCCGTCTGGCCAATATCTATGGCCCGCGCCAAAATTATCTAGGAGAAGCCGGGGTCGTAGCCATTTTTTGCCATCAACTCAAAAATAATCAACCCACATTTATCAATGGTCCTGGCCAACAAACCAGAGATTTTGTTTTTGTCGCCGATGTTGTTGCCGCTGCCTTAAAAGCCCTCAAAGACAAAAAACCAAATATTTACAATATTGCCACCAGCAAAGAAAATAATATCAATCAATTGGCAAGTGCTTTGCAAAAAGTTAGCGGCGTGAAAACCCCCATTGAGCATCGCTCGGCTATCAAAGGTGAGCAGATGAGAAGCTGTCTGAATTACCAGAAGATAAAAAAACACCTTGGTTGGTCGCCAAAGTATGATCTAGAAAAAGGACTAAGGGAAACCTGGCAGTGGTTTCAGAAAAATTAA
- a CDS encoding NAD-dependent epimerase/dehydratase family protein, translated as MTTIDKASLATGRQNVILTGAAGFIGSNLAEALVKNYNVIAIDNFITGKEKNIDMLLQLPNFEFIRHDISQPLKLEDFPELKKFQIDVQGINKIFNLACPTAPKDHAKYAMEIIAANSIGMQNMLNLALKYKATFVHVSSQHVYGMPKDTNPIKEDYFGYVNPVSPRSAYDEGKRFAESIVSEYQRQFGLDARVARVFTTYGPRMALKEGRSVPDFIINALNGEDLIIYGDENTKNTFCHVDDIVDGLIKLANSPLNTPVNLGHYEKYTLKSTAELIIKLTESKSKIIYRDPEWYVASYNIPDISLAKESLGWFPLIGPEEGLSKTIEFTKINLRLYQSQ; from the coding sequence ATGACTACTATTGATAAAGCTTCTTTGGCCACTGGCCGCCAAAATGTTATTTTGACTGGGGCCGCCGGGTTTATCGGTTCCAATCTCGCTGAGGCGCTAGTCAAAAATTACAATGTTATTGCCATTGATAATTTTATTACCGGTAAAGAAAAAAATATTGACATGCTTTTGCAGCTGCCAAATTTTGAGTTTATTAGACATGATATTTCCCAACCTTTAAAATTGGAAGATTTTCCCGAATTAAAAAAATTCCAGATTGATGTTCAGGGTATAAATAAAATTTTTAATCTAGCTTGCCCGACAGCTCCCAAAGACCACGCCAAATATGCCATGGAAATAATTGCCGCCAATTCTATCGGCATGCAAAACATGCTGAACCTGGCCCTAAAATACAAAGCGACCTTTGTCCATGTCTCCAGCCAACATGTCTATGGCATGCCCAAAGACACCAACCCCATCAAGGAAGACTATTTCGGTTATGTCAATCCGGTGAGCCCGCGCAGCGCCTATGATGAGGGCAAAAGATTTGCCGAGTCTATCGTTAGTGAATATCAAAGGCAGTTCGGGCTGGACGCTAGGGTCGCCCGGGTTTTCACCACCTACGGCCCGCGCATGGCCCTCAAAGAAGGTCGTTCTGTCCCTGATTTTATTATCAACGCCCTCAACGGCGAAGATTTGATTATTTATGGTGATGAGAATACCAAAAATACCTTCTGCCATGTCGACGATATCGTTGACGGCCTTATAAAATTGGCCAACTCACCCCTCAATACGCCAGTCAATTTGGGACATTATGAAAAGTATACTCTCAAAAGCACTGCGGAATTGATCATCAAGCTGACTGAATCAAAATCTAAAATAATTTATCGTGATCCAGAGTGGTATGTTGCTTCCTATAATATCCCCGACATCTCTTTGGCCAAAGAATCCCTTGGCTGGTTCCCCTTGATCGGTCCAGAAGAAGGATTGTCAAAAACCATAGAGTTTACCAAAATCAATCTGAGATTGTATCAGTCTCAATAA